The following coding sequences lie in one Synechococcus sp. CC9902 genomic window:
- the pyrE gene encoding orotate phosphoribosyltransferase → MPTSPGLTEEQRSDLMRRLATSAYKRGNFTLASGRQSEHYVNCKPVSLSGTGLLLISTAMLSHVEDQSVAVAGLTLGADPLVSGVAVAGSLAHRDLDALIVRKAAKGHGTGAWLEGPLPQPGALITVLEDVVTTGGSSLKAVNQLREAGYVVNRVITIVDREEGGAAAMDAAELELISLFRLSEISAFAAELNQ, encoded by the coding sequence ATGCCCACCTCGCCCGGACTCACCGAGGAGCAGCGCAGCGACTTGATGCGGCGCTTGGCCACATCGGCCTACAAACGCGGCAATTTCACCCTCGCCTCTGGACGCCAGAGCGAGCACTACGTGAATTGCAAGCCGGTGAGCCTCAGTGGGACAGGGCTACTCCTGATCAGCACGGCAATGCTCAGCCACGTGGAGGATCAGTCCGTTGCCGTGGCTGGCCTCACCCTTGGGGCGGACCCTCTCGTAAGCGGAGTGGCTGTGGCGGGCTCCTTGGCCCACCGCGACCTGGACGCATTGATCGTGCGCAAAGCCGCGAAAGGGCATGGAACAGGGGCCTGGCTTGAGGGACCTCTCCCGCAGCCCGGTGCTCTGATCACGGTGCTGGAAGACGTTGTGACGACCGGGGGTTCATCCCTCAAAGCCGTGAACCAACTGCGCGAAGCTGGCTACGTCGTGAACCGTGTGATCACGATCGTGGATCGCGAAGAGGGAGGAGCGGCAGCCATGGACGCCGCGGAACTCGAGCTCATCAGCCTGTTCCGTTTATCCGAGATTTCAGCCTTTGCAGCCGAACTCAACCAATGA